In Shewanella sp. VB17, a single genomic region encodes these proteins:
- a CDS encoding bifunctional diguanylate cyclase/phosphodiesterase: MKIGNRTRIFISLKWQLLVVVLVMLTILGGVLGGFTFRQLINQQNHLLESLKNQLSQNLDSAILLAVDNSLITAEQITLLINDKNSTNVGINQYQMMFDDRWPDIQLYWGLNSIRLISPLGEVLAHGGKPIDTEDIHWFKSKKFNGEPHWRIVCRQECVIQVLVPSLIHGASYYLSLESSLIDILSIFRVNESFELAVFGPEIDNPTGFHYWSRQLYSLSNKRTSLPQLEQAVKLFSWNDIASKGSVYEVNNERSAVWIFPLTEGDDSPAILVINNINAWQLFLDEFQENMLGTLLIAFVLSGLVIFLVAWAPIVSLSRHATLLPLLAEHDFDILKRQSPIKSPLVIDEVDLINVATHQLADRLQHLELEVAEYTEELERLTMLDTLTGLPNKAMLMHELNKAIACVGSIHDQVALMYLDLDEFKRINDTLGQIQGDELLKIVSTRLNNSVRAMDTVFRQGGDEFLILLRGIRSDEDVRKIIHKIFSSLQQPVALGHHKLIVTTSIGVAYCKSMKMRAEELIKHADLAMYKAKDAGRSNYRVFTDDMLLKASNKMMIEQSIDMALELRQLSLYLQPIVALADGKLKGFEALIRWDHPEHGLIMPDDFIPDIEGSDAMIQVGNYVLEECGAMISRFRKLGWDDLYLAVNLSAKHYMDPDLIPLVQHILSKYKLSPQSLLLEVTEESVIEQVDLAMSSMQSLKQIGIRIAIDDFGTGYSSLSYLKKLPFDVLKIDQCFITDALNEGVDPHIITTIIDLAHHLGRTVVAEGVETIEQSNFLARVGCELAQGYLYSKPLDETEINTILSTIEKSRIWPIGLVSDLRQFGC, from the coding sequence ATGAAAATAGGCAATAGGACTCGTATTTTTATCAGCTTAAAATGGCAACTTTTAGTGGTTGTTTTAGTGATGCTCACCATTTTGGGGGGAGTATTGGGAGGGTTTACATTTCGGCAGCTGATTAACCAACAGAACCACCTGTTAGAGTCATTGAAAAACCAATTATCTCAAAATTTAGACAGCGCTATTTTATTAGCCGTGGATAACTCGCTTATTACAGCAGAGCAGATCACATTGCTTATTAATGATAAAAATAGCACCAATGTTGGTATCAACCAATATCAAATGATGTTTGACGACCGCTGGCCTGATATTCAACTTTACTGGGGGCTGAATTCAATACGATTAATATCACCGCTAGGGGAGGTCCTAGCTCATGGGGGAAAGCCCATTGATACAGAAGATATTCACTGGTTTAAGTCGAAAAAGTTCAATGGAGAGCCACATTGGCGTATTGTTTGTCGTCAGGAATGCGTGATTCAAGTCTTAGTACCAAGTCTTATCCATGGCGCTTCTTATTATCTATCTCTCGAATCAAGTTTGATTGATATATTATCAATTTTCAGGGTGAATGAATCGTTTGAATTAGCAGTTTTCGGACCAGAGATCGATAATCCCACCGGATTCCATTATTGGTCAAGACAGTTGTATAGTTTAAGTAACAAGAGGACCAGTTTACCGCAACTAGAGCAAGCCGTTAAGCTATTTTCATGGAATGATATTGCCAGTAAAGGCAGTGTATATGAGGTTAACAATGAGCGTTCAGCTGTCTGGATATTTCCGTTAACTGAAGGTGATGATTCACCTGCGATATTGGTGATTAATAATATTAATGCCTGGCAATTATTTCTAGATGAATTTCAAGAGAATATGCTGGGTACCTTGTTAATTGCTTTCGTTTTATCTGGGTTGGTGATTTTTTTGGTTGCTTGGGCACCCATTGTCAGCCTCAGTCGACATGCGACTTTATTACCTTTACTCGCAGAGCATGATTTTGATATTTTGAAGCGGCAGTCACCAATAAAGTCTCCATTGGTGATTGATGAGGTTGATTTGATCAATGTTGCGACTCATCAGCTTGCGGATAGACTTCAGCATTTAGAATTAGAAGTTGCTGAGTATACTGAAGAATTAGAAAGACTCACTATGCTAGATACCCTTACAGGCTTACCTAATAAAGCGATGTTAATGCACGAGCTTAATAAGGCTATAGCCTGTGTTGGAAGTATTCATGATCAAGTAGCCTTAATGTATCTGGACTTAGATGAGTTTAAACGAATTAACGATACATTAGGTCAAATTCAGGGGGATGAGCTGTTAAAAATAGTCTCAACCAGATTAAATAATAGTGTAAGGGCGATGGATACCGTCTTTAGGCAAGGTGGTGATGAGTTTCTTATTTTACTAAGAGGAATACGGTCAGATGAAGATGTGCGTAAGATTATTCATAAAATCTTTTCCTCTTTACAGCAACCTGTAGCGCTAGGGCATCATAAGTTGATTGTGACAACCAGTATAGGCGTTGCCTATTGTAAGAGCATGAAGATGCGGGCGGAAGAGTTAATTAAGCATGCAGATCTTGCGATGTATAAAGCTAAAGATGCCGGTCGCAGTAATTATCGTGTATTTACTGATGATATGTTACTCAAGGCCAGTAATAAAATGATGATAGAACAAAGTATTGATATGGCATTGGAGTTGCGACAATTATCTTTGTATTTGCAACCTATTGTGGCATTAGCTGATGGAAAGCTTAAAGGGTTTGAAGCGCTGATCCGCTGGGATCATCCTGAGCATGGATTAATCATGCCTGATGATTTTATTCCTGATATTGAGGGCAGTGATGCGATGATCCAAGTGGGTAATTATGTTTTGGAAGAATGCGGAGCCATGATATCTCGCTTCAGAAAGTTAGGTTGGGATGATCTTTATTTAGCCGTGAACTTGTCAGCTAAGCATTACATGGACCCCGATCTTATTCCTTTGGTACAACATATTTTATCTAAATATAAACTTTCTCCTCAAAGTTTATTATTAGAGGTGACTGAGGAGAGTGTGATTGAGCAGGTAGATTTGGCCATGTCATCGATGCAGTCATTAAAGCAGATTGGCATTCGCATTGCGATTGATGATTTTGGTACTGGCTATTCTTCTCTCAGTTACCTCAAGAAGCTGCCTTTTGATGTATTGAAAATTGATCAATGCTTTATTACTGATGCTCTTAATGAGGGGGTCGATCCGCATATTATCACAACGATTATCGATTTGGCGCATCACTTAGGACGTACCGTTGTCGCTGAAGGAGTTGAAACGATAGAACAAAGCAATTTTTTAGCCAGAGTAGGATGTGAGCTTGCACAGGGTTATCTGTATTCTAAACCTTTAGATGAAACCGAGATTAATACTATCCTAAGTACCATAGAGAAGAGTAGGATTTGGCCTATAGGCCTTGTATCTGACTTAAGGCAGTTTGGCTGTTAA